From Pyrenophora tritici-repentis strain M4 chromosome 1, whole genome shotgun sequence, the proteins below share one genomic window:
- a CDS encoding RTA1 domain containing protein, producing the protein MIYGFIDAPCYLPSWDCPIEYSYWRYRPSFSTNVTFTALFGLSMLLFLVQGIIGRRWMGFSIAMISGCALEVVGYIGRILASQDMFDENAFLIQIICLTIGPAFLAAGIYLCLARIVTTVGPEHSRIKPLSYPRIFIPCDVISLILQASGGGMASVATHNGENPITGNRIMIAGLSFQVVTLLLFIIIAVDFAWRTYSGRTHLGQIPPNQQQARLRRSWPFNAFLIALTISTLCIFTRCVFRVAELSEGWEGYLATSQKYFIGLEGAVIVASVLLLNLCHPDMCFKDAIDARVVQPSQRTWYGKTRNAGMVLHGGDESHTELVGFNNRDGKYRA; encoded by the exons ATGATTTACGGTTTCATCGATGCTCCATGCTACCTTCCATCGTGGGACTGCCCGATAGAGTATTCGTACTGGCGCTACCGACCTTCATTCAGCACCAATGTCACCTTTACTGCGCTCTTTGGCCTATCTATGCTTCTCTTCCTGGTACAGGGCATTATAGGAAGGAGATGGATGGGATTCAGCATCGCAATGATTTCGGGTTGCGCTCTCGAGGTTGTCGGCTATATTGGACGCATACTAGCAAGTCAAGATATGTTTGACGAG AACGCATTTCTCATTCAGATCATATGTCTGACCATCGGTCCGGCCTTCCTCGCTGCCGGTATCTATCTGTGCCTTGCGCGCATCGTCACTACCGTTGGCCCTGAACACTCGCGCATCAAGCCCCTTTCATATCCGCGGATCTTCATTCCCTGCGACGTGATCTCTCTCATACTGCAAGCTTCGGGTGGGGGTATGGCTAGTGTCGCAACACACAACGGGGAAAATCCGATAACGGGCAATCGCATAATGATCGCCGGTCTAAGCTTCCAAGTTGTAACACTGCTCCTCTTCATCATAATTGCTGTCGATTTCGCCTGGCGCACTTACAGCGGTCGTACCCACCTTGGACAGATTCCCCCGAATCAGCAGCAGGCGAGGCTTCGCCGCTCCTGGCCGTTTAACGCCTTCCTTATTGCCCTAACAATCTCCACTCTTTGCATTTTCACAAGATGCGTGTTCCGTGTCGCCGAATTAAGCGAGGGCTGGGAGGGTTATCTTGCCACTTCACAGAAGTACTTCATTGGACTTGAGGGTGCAGTCATTGTCGCGTCGGTACTCCTCCTGAACTTGTGCCATCCGGATATGTGCTTCAAGGATGCTATTGATGCGAGGGTTGTGCAACCGAGCCAGAGGACGTGGTATGGCAAAACGAGGAATGCTGGCATGGTACTTCATGGTGGAGATGAGAGTCACACTGAATTGGTTGGGTTCAACAACAGAGACGGAAAGTATAGAGCGTGA
- a CDS encoding ArgS, Arginyl-tRNA synthetase, whose translation MEDLTNTLATLGLDKVPQEPNTYPTLNPFDIYRSHITELLSQVSGVDKHIIYPTLAWTAKPEHGDLQLAVPALRQKKKDMKAYAQELADAFPESPLVNKPIVTNTSIGFFFKPETLTSLVVPMVIKSKDDYGFNKNFGLKNPVDPSSGAKTMIVEFSSPNIAKPFHAGHLRSTIIGGFLANIYERAGWDVVRMNYLGDWGKQYGVLAIGFDLYGNEEELVKNPIGHLYDIYVKVSNVQHQEAEEMKALKEEAAKLKEEGKDASEQENKIKKIEAEGIDEQARKYFKGMVDGEPKALGIWKRFRDLSIEKYKQTYARLNIHYDDYSGESQVKDESMELAAKIMWEKGVCQDSEGAVIVDLTPHSKKLGKAVIKKKDGTSLYLTRDIGAAIERVEKYHFDKMIYVVASQQDLHLAQLFKIEELMGRKDISEKCQHINFGMVLGMSTRKGTAKFLDDILRDVGDKMHEVMRTNETKYAQVRDPEKTADTLGISAVMVQDMKGKRINNYTFDMDRMTSFEGDTGPYLQYAHARLCSIYRKAVDADRSLEEIDLASAADLSLLKEDKAVELVRQLASWPDTFVNTLKTQEPTTVLTYLFKMAHALSSSYDHLQVVGSEKNVLVARLALYVAARQVLYNGMKVLGLSPVERM comes from the exons ATGGAGGACCTCACAAACACTCTGGCTACGCTCGGCCTTGACAAGGTCCCGCAAGAACCTAACACATACCCCACGCTGAACCCGTTCGATATCTACAGATCGCACATCACGGAGCTGTTGTCGCAAGTATCAGGCGTGGACAAGCACATAATATACCCTACACTGGCATGGACGGCAAAGCCAGAACATGGTGACCTGCAGCTGGCGGTCCCAGCGCTTCgacagaagaagaaggacaTGAAGGCATATGCACAAGAGCTGGCAGACGCATTCCCGGAGTCGCCGCTGGTAAACAAGCCAATTGTCACAAACACCTCGATTGGTTTCTTCTTCAAGCCTGAAACTCTCACCTCTCTTGTTGTACCCATGGTTATCAAGTCCAAGGACGACTACGGCTTCAACAAGAACTTTGGGCTCAAGAACCCTGTCGACCCCTCCTCCGGCGCAAAGACGATGATCGTCGAATTCAGTTCCCCAAACATCGCAAAGCCCTTCCATGCCGGCCACTTGCGAAGTACAATCATCGGTGGTTTCCTTGCAAATATATATGAGCGTGCAGGATGGGATGTCGTTCGCATGAACTACCTCGGAGACTGGGGAAAGCAATATGGCGTGCTTGCTATTGGCTTCGACCTATACGGCAACGAGGAAGAGCTCGTAAAGAACCCTATCGGGCATCTATACGACATCTACGTCAAGGTCAGCAATGTACAGCATCAGGAGGCCGAAGAGATGAAGGCGCTTAAGGAAGAGGCTGCGAAGCTAAAGGAGGAGGGCAAGGATGCGTCCGAGCAGGAGAACAAAATCAAGAAGATTGAGGCCGAGGGCATCGATGAGCAGGCCAGGAAATACTTCAAGGGTATGGTCGATGGCGAGCCCAAGGCACTCGGTATCTGGAAGCGCTTCAGG GACCTTTCGATCGAAAAGTACAAGCAGACGTACGCTCGATTGAATATTCACTATGATGACTACAGCGGAGAATCACAAGTCAAAGACGAGAGCATGGAGCTTGCCGCAAAGATTATGTGGGAGAAGGGTGTCTGTCAAGACTCTGAAGGTGCCGTCATTGTCGATCTGACACCGCACTCCAAGAAGTTGGGTAAAGCAGTTATCAAGAAGAAGGACGGAACTTCATTGTACCTGACCCGAGATATCGGCGCTGCAATTGAGCGTGTCGAAAAGTACCACTTCGA TAAAATGATCTACGTCGTCGCCTCACAACAAGATCTGCATCTCGCCCAACTCTTCAAGATCGAAGAGCTCATGGGCCGAAAGGACATTTCCGAAAAGTGCCAACACATCAACTTCGGCATGGTTCTCG GCATGTCAACCCGAAAAGGCACCGCCAAATTCCTCGACGACATCCTCCGCGACGTAGGCGACAAAATGCACGAAGTGATGCGAACAAACGAGACAAAATACGCCCAAGTCAGGGATCCGGAAAAGACTGCCGACACACTGGGTATCTCAGCCGTCATGGTGCAAGATATGAAGGGCAAGCGCATCAACAACTATACCTTCGACATGGACCGTATGACATCATTTGAAGGCGACACAGGTCCATACCTACAATACGCCCACGCCCGTCTCTGCTCCATCTACCGCAAAGCCGTCGACGCAGATCGCTCGCTTGAGGAAATCGATCTCGCTTCCGCTGCTGATCTCAGTCTGCTAAAGGAAGACAAGGCTGTCGAGTTGGTCCGCCAGTTGGCGTCGTGGCCAGATACCTTTGTCAATACGCTCAAGACGCAGGAACCGACAACTGTGCTTACGTACCTGTTTAAGATGGCGCACGCGCTTAGCAGCAGCTATGATCACTTGCAGGTTGTGGGCAGTGAGAAGAACGTCTTGGTTGCTAGGTTGGCGCTGTATGTGGCTGCCAGACAGGTGTTGTATAATGGTATGAAGGTGCTTGGGTTGAGCCCGGTGGAGAGAATGTAA
- a CDS encoding zf-met2 multi-domain protein: protein MGNGAKAQQKRDRKGDAGPKEAKSQLKANAAAQTIKCKTCFQTFQGTTSRKMLTDHATNKHSKDFSVCFNADEGVVK, encoded by the exons ATGGGTAACGGAGCCAA AGCACAACAGAAACGGGATCGTAAGGGAGACGCAGGTCCTAAGGAGGCAAAGAGTCAGCTGAAAGCC AACGCGGCCGCACAAACGATCAAGTGCAAGACCTGCTTCCAGACCTTCCAGGGCACCACCAGCCGCAAGATGCTCACCGACCACGCCACCAACAAGCACAGCAAAGACTTTAGTGTCTGCTTCAACGCCGACGAAGGTGTTGTCAAATAA
- a CDS encoding Arabinose efflux permease, with translation MRLRAVIAISFCFFAAEISVGFYTKSLALVADAFHYLNDLIGFIVALVAVQLTERENSPADLSFGWQRASLLGAFFNGSFLIALGVSIALQAIERFISIEHVQNPKLVLIVGCVGLALNVISALFLHEHDHDHGSSDSGDEETLSSSSTHANHLHIGTKPRKHGMDLGILGVLIHVIGDAINNIGVIISAVIIWFVKSPNRFYADPAVSMWIAIMILLSAIPLTKNSGKILLQSAPIGVKIDDIKHDLEAIPGIMSVHDLHVWRLDQKKAVASAHIVVNDPDIASFMKNAKICTECLHAYGIHSVTLQPELPVPSGDVEENTSTTSATSTEKCGVPCGELCEEFKCCA, from the exons ATGCGTCTTCGAGCTGTCATCGCCATTTCGTTTTGCTTCTTCGCAGCTGAGATCTCCGTTGGCTTCTACACAAAGTCTTTGGCACTTGTCGCTGATGCCTTCCACTAT CTCAACGATCTAATTGGCTTTATCGTCGCCTTGGTAGCCGTTCAACTGACGGAACGCGAGAATTCACCAGCAGATCTTTCTTTCGGATGGCAGCGCGCTTCGCTTCTCGGTGCTTTCTTCAACGGCTCCTTCCTAATCGCTTTGGGCGTTAGTATCGCTTTACAGGCCATCGAACGCTTCATCTCGATCGAACACGTCCAGAATCCGAAATTAGTGCTAATCGTTGGATGCGTCGGGCTGGCCCTCAATGTCATCAGTGCCTTGTTTTTGCATGAGCATGATCACGATCACGGATCCAGCGACAGTGGCGATGAGGAGACCCTATCATCCTCATCTACACATGCGAACCACCTGCATATAGGCACAAAGCCCAGGAAACATGGCATGGATCTTGGGATTCTCGGTGTTCTTATTCATGTCATTGgcgacgccatcaacaacaTCGGTGTCATCATCTCCGCTGTAATTATCTGGTTCGTCAAGTCACCAAACCGCTTCTACGCCGATCCGGCAGTCAGCATGTGGATTGCCATTATGATCCTGCTCTCTGCCATCCCGCTCACGAAGAACAGCGGCAAAATCTTGCTGCAGTCCGCCCCAATAGGTGTCAAGATTGACGATATCAAGCACGATCTGGAAGCCATCCCAGGTATTATGAGCGTGCACGATCTGCATGTGTGGCGTCTGGACCAGAAGAAGGCAGTTGCGTCTGCGCACATTGTGGTCAACGACCCGGACATTGCAAGCTTCATGAAGAACGCTAAGATTTGCACTGAATGCCTGCATGCCTATGGTATCCATTCTGTGACACTTCAGCCTGAGCTTCCGGTACCTTCGGGGGATGTCGAAGAGAACACGTCTACTACTTCAGCTACGAGTACGGAGAAGTGCGGGGTACCATGTGGGGAGCTTTGCGAAGAGTTCAAGTGTTGTGCTTGA
- a CDS encoding ECM4, glutathione S-transferase, producing MPQEVHKYGTDDGWHGIIQEGGEFPPEKDRYHLYIGLFCPFAHRVNLVRLLKNQSPYLPISIVRPYPKGEPGWRFDDGAYPAATPDHLFNSQFMHQIYFRDDPAYKGKYSVPLLWDKKASRIVNNESAEMLRWLPQAFDSLQRQEEGGGKETTSLSFYPQSLKEKIDEVYPWLTDHICSGVYKTGFAPNQEVYEKHVVPLFAALNKLEALIHENGGPYILGSEITELDLLAYPTIVRFDTVYAQHFKTNLGSIRHDYPVLNNWLKGLYWCVPGFKESTDFKHIKENYTKSHGEINPLSITPLGPWPDVEEGYEVDWSKLKPGKVGHPQVLDAQSKL from the exons ATGCCGCAAGAAGTTCACAAGTACGGAACAGATGATGGCTGGCACGGCATCATTCAAGAAGGCGGAGAGTTTCCACCAGAAAAAGACAGATACCACCTCTACATAG GCCTCTTTTGTCCCTTCGCCCACCGCGTAAACCTCGTCCGTCTTCTCAAAAACCAATCCCCCTACCTACCCATATCCATCGTCCGACCCTATCCCAAAGGCGAGCCCGGCTGGCGCTTCGACGACGGCGCCTACCCTGCCGCAACACCCGACCACCTATTCAACAGCCAATTCATGCACCAAATCTACTTCCGCGACGACCCCGCCTACAAGGGGAAATATAGCGTACCGCTCCTCTGGGACAAGAAAGCCAGTAGAATAGTAAACAACGAGAGTGCGGAGATGTTGCGGTGGCTACCACAGGCGTTTGATTCCTTGCAGAGACAAGAAGAGGGGGGTGGTAAGGAAACAACCAGTCTATCTTTCTATCCACAGAGTCTAAAAGAGAAGATCGATGAGGTGTATCCCTGGCTTACAGACCACATCTGCAGCGGCGTGTACAAGACTGGTTTCGCACCGAATCAGGAAGTGTATGAGAAACATGTTGTTCCGCTCTTCGCGGCACTCAACAAACTCGAGGCGCTCATACATGAGAACGGTGGCCCATATATCCTCGGCAGCGAAATTACGGAACTAGACCTCCTGGCTTATCCGACCATTGTCCGCTTCGATACAGTGTATGCGCAGCATTTCAAGACGAATCTGGGGAGCATACGGCATGATTACCCGGTGCTGAACAACTGGCTAAAGGGGCTGTATTGGTGTGTGCCTGGTTTCAAAGAATCGACGGATTTTAAGCATATCAAGGAGAAT TACACAAAGAGTCATGGCGAGATCAACCCGCTGAGTATCACGCCGTTGGGGCCGTGGCCTGATGTTGAAGAAGGGTATGAGGTAGATTGGAGTAAGTTGAAGCCTGGGAAAGTAGGACACCCGCAGGTGCTAGATGCGCAAAGCAAGTTGTGA
- a CDS encoding Velvet domain containing protein, whose product MPGSIVVRLRTINADTDDAVADSTNLVAVAALVPGPNSAVPADPNALNTLLTGRVFDSIHPFNDDEADGFIASMDMADPQGVGYMRFPDLVIRQAGTYRIRITLIRIRNSASDPPVTSAGNGLAVHVVDSNPIVVNGGGSGSNMAVYNGDGDIDDGGWLEVLRSLQDRRRSR is encoded by the exons ATGCCTGGATCTATCGTCGTGCGATTGCGAACCATCAACGCCGATACCGACGACGCTGTTGCAGACTCAACCAACCTTGTCGCAGTCGCAGCCTTGGTTCCTGGTCCTAACTCTGCAGTACCAGCAGACCCCAACGCTCTCAACACTCTGCTTACAGGTAGAGTTTTCGACTCAATTCATCCCTTCAACGACGACGAAGCTGATGGATTCATCGCCTCAATGGACATGGCCGACCCACAGGGCGTGGGCTACATGCGCTTTCCGGACCTAGTCATCCGCCAGGCTGGTACCTATCGAATACGCATTACCCTCATCCGAATCCGTAACTCGGCCTCAGATCCTCCAGTTACATCCGCGGGCAATGGTCTGGCTGTACATGTTGTCGACAGTAATCCGATTGTTGTCAATGGGGGCGGGTCAGGTTCGAATATGGCTGTATACAATG GGGACGGCGATATTGACGACGGAGGATGGCTAGAGGTCCTACGTTCTCTCCAGGATCGCCGCAGGTCGCGGTAA
- a CDS encoding DUF4360 domain containing protein, translated as MHSKLITFLLPVLAAANPVPASVSASAPSPDQITIVDTSYSGNGCPQGSVSTSTSTDKTVVTYGFDQFQTYIGPGTTPADRSKNCQLHLNLKYPGGFQYAVVDATYHGWARLDEGVTGSFITTYYFSQDAGTTQTTRMSAVGGGALVNGQVYTKTDSVETTATIWSPCGQNGILNINNRISLTNKKSTQAGEMSNDDATVAFTQQLHVAWRACTPTSGSGSGTIGIGHLDSALNFE; from the exons ATGCACTCCAAACTCATTACCTTCCTCCTTCCGGTCCTTGCTGCGGCGAACCCTGTGCCTGCAAGCGTTTCGGCCAGTGCTCCTTCTCCGGATCAAATCACTATTGTAGACACGAGCTACTCTGGTAACGGCTGCCCTCAAGGCTCAGTGTCTACAAGTACATCTACCGACAAGACT GTCGTAACCTACGGCTTCGACCAATTCCAAACCTACATCGGCCCCGGCACCACGCCCGCCGACCGCTCCAAGAACTGCCAACTCCACCTCAACCTCAAGTATCCCGGCGGCTTCCAATATGCCGTCGTTGACGCCACCTACCACGGCTGGGCACGCCTCGACGAAGGCGTAACCGGCTCTTTCATCACCACTTACTACTTCTCGCAAGATGCAGGCACCACGCAAACTACGCGCATGTCTGCCGTCGGCGGCGGCGCCCTCGTCAACGGCCAAGTCTACACCAAGACAGATAGCGTGGAGACGACGGCGACTATCTGGTCGCCCTGCGGCCAGAATGGCATCCTTAACATCAACAACAGGATCTCGCTGACTAACAAGAAGAGCACCCAGGCGGGCGAAATGAGCAATGATGATGCGACTGTGGCGTTTACTCAGCAGTTGCATGTTGCCTGGAGGGCTTGCACACCTACTTCAGGCTCAGGCTCAGGCACGATTGGCATTGGGCACTTGGACTCTGCGCTCAATTTCGAGTAA
- a CDS encoding DDOST-48kD multi-domain protein yields the protein MRWLLSITVAFVWSVVVQAKSFTGNRLLVVLEEQAEREKYSVFLEDLTSRGFTTTIESPKESKLSLLKHGERAYDHVLLLPAKSKGLGPALTANNLLEFMKHEGNIMVALSSEHATPTAVTAMLLELDISIPSDKGALVVDHFNYDSASAEEEHNVLLLPFPKALRPDVKNYFAGDGYIAVPSAVGQALGNESPLVAPILRAPRTAYSYNPKDEADGVEDPFAVGEQLNLVSSMQANNAARLTVVGSAEMLQNKWFAEKAKLGDKAITTGNREFAHKLSAWTFKEAGVLKIGKFLHYQDDGESKKLNTSTAIPENNPTIYRIKTDVHFQVEISEYENDRLVPFEPVEKDNIQLEFSMLSPFQRLNLSPVAQTANATIYGVAFRTPDQHGIFNFRVNYRRPFVTNIDEKRQVTVRHFAHDEYPRSFEISGAWVWIGGIWVTVLGWLAFVALWLYSAPSVKSVKKTQ from the exons ATGAGGTGGTTACTTTCTATTACTGTCGCCTTTGTTTGGTCGGTGGTGGTGCAGGCCAAGAGCTTCACGGGCAACCGGTTGCTGGTTGTGCTGGAGGAGCAGGCTGAGAGGGAGAAGTATAGTGTGTTTCTCGAGGACTTGACGT CCCGGGGATTTACAACAACAATCGAATCGCCAAAAGAGAGCAAACTATCCCTTCTGAAGCACGGCGAGCGAGCATACGACCATGTCCTCCTCCTACCCGCAAAGTCCAAAGGCCTCGGCCCTGCCCTCACCGCGAACAACCTGCTCGAATTCATGAAGCACGAGGGAAACATCATGGTTGCCCTTTCCAGCGAACACGCCACTCCTACTGCCGTCACTGCAATGCTCCTCGAGCTCGACATCAGCATCCCATCCGACAAGGGCGCATTGGTAGTCGACCACTTCAACTACGATTCGGCATCAGCAGAGGAAGAGCATAATGTGCTCTTGCTTCCATTCCCTAAGGCACTCAGACCCGACGTCAAGAACTACTTCGCTGGTGATGGATACATTGCGGTACCAAGCGCCGTCGGTCAGGCTCTCGGAAACGAGTCGCCCCTCGTTGCGCCCATTCTCCGCGCTCCCCGCACCGCATACAGCTACAACCCCAAGGACGAGGCTGATGGCGTAGAAGACCCATTTGCGGTCGGTGAGCAACTGAACCTCGTCTCCTCAATGCAGGCGAACAACGCAGCGCGCTTGACGGTTGTTGGTTCAGCTGAGATGTTGCAGAACAAGTGGTTCGCTGAGAAGGCCAAGTTGGGCGACAAGGCCATTACTACTGGCAACCGCGAATTTGCGCACAAGCTGTCTGCTTGGACCTTCAAGGAGGCGGGTGTGCTCAAGATTGGCAAATTCCTCCACTACCAAGACGACGGTGAGAGCAAGAAGCTGAACACTAGCACTGCTATCCCGGAGAACAACCCCACCATCTATCGCATCAAGACAGATGTT CACTTCCAAGTCGAAATCTCCGAATACGAAAACGACCGCCTCGTCCCCTTCGAGCCCGTCGAGAAGGACAACATCCAGCTCGAGTTCAGCATGCTCTCGCCGTTCCAACGCCTCAACCTCTCTCCTGTTGCGCAAACCGCAAACGCGACTATCTATGGCGTCGCGTTCAGGACACCCGACCAGCACGGAATCTTCAACTTCCGCGTCAACTACCGCCGCCCCTTTGTCACCAACATTGATGAGAAGAGACAGGTCACTGTCAGGCACTTTGCGCACGATGAATACCCAAGGAGTTTCGAGATTAGCGGTGCGTGGGTCTGGATCGGCGGTATTTGGGTCACAGTGCTGGGTTGGTTGGCGTTTGTAGCGCTCTGGTTGTACAGCGCGCCTAGTGTCAAGTCTGTCAAGAAGACACAGTAA
- a CDS encoding CAP10 domain containing protein has product MFRRCAQYMGHRNAAYIVFGLGVLLLCNGMVTLWQIRTPLQPSHRTALSVPESGRSHPIHRLIAEAESSFNELMSGYTHDLVSATKAYRQKRGRHPPPGFDLWFQYAQENGALVIEELFDQIHVDLAPFWGAPASSMRDFARQFEHRISIRNGSAYMTQKHDQGTATGRMDAWLEMIESIAHLLPDLDMAMNIMDESRVVVPWEDASRYLQSERQTKKLLAYDKVSSRYSSMNASNQVSRLSHVEWLGPEEEPYWDMARIACAPDSPARYQAASTNFTGPPPIQSAYPAHLYRGYIQNWTHARDPCQQKHLQESHGTFIEPISISTTRSLVPIFGESKLQLNSDILIPAAAYLSENFSGGDYSDSQTHGGEWSAKVSGTVWRGVASGGRNKEENWTRFHRHRFVTMLNGTYVDKVETDSDAVAKGRTFNLQSYATYQLSATKHMNLGRWLNQIANVGFTDMLCWPRTDKPNCDYTNPYLKIVDKVPMSEQYKYKLLPDIDGNSFSGRYLAYLRSTSVPIKATIYSEWHDDRIIPWLHFVPMDNSYVDVYGILDYFLGTGDSHMVVSNGAHDEAAKKIALRGQEWANKVLRKEDMHVYTFRLLLEYARLCDDNRERLGFVEDLRA; this is encoded by the coding sequence ATGTTCCGAAGATGCGCTCAATACATGGGTCATCGCAATGCTGCCTACATTGTGTTCGGCTTGGGTGTATTACTTCTTTGTAATGGCATGGTGACGCTCTGGCAGATCCGCACTCCCTTGCAGCCCTCACATCGCACCGCGCTAAGCGTTCCTGAGTCAGGGCGCAGCCACCCCATTCACAGACTGATAGCGGAAGCAGAGAGTAGCTTTAATGAGCTGATGTCAGGGTATACGCATGATCTGGTGTCGGCGACAAAAGCGTATCGACAAAAGCGTGGTCGCCACCCGCCGCCGGGTTTCGATCTCTGGTTCCAATATGCCCAGGAAAATGGCGCGCTCGTCATTGAAGAGCTGTTTGATCAGATCCACGTTGATCTGGCCCCATTCTGGGGAGCGCCTGCAAGCAGTATGCGGGATTTTGCAAGGCAATTTGAACATCGGATTTCTATAAGAAACGGGTCGGCCTACATGACTCAGAAACACGACCAGGGGACTGCAACAGGACGCATGGATGCATGGCTAGAGATGATCGAGAGCATCGCGCACCTACTTCCGGATTTGGACATGGCTATGAATATCATGGACGAGAGTCGCGTGGTCGTACCCTGGGAAGATGCTAGCAGATACCTCCAAAGCGAACGCCAAACAAAGAAGCTCCTTGCCTATGACAAGGTCTCTTCACGATATAGCAGCATGAACGCCTCAAATCAAGTGTCTAGGCTGTCTCATGTGGAATGGTTAGGGCCAGAAGAAGAACCTTATTGGGACATGGCGCGGATCGCATGCGCACCCGACTCACCAGCCCGCTATCAAGCAGCTTCCACGAACTTCACCGGGCCTCCACCAATACAATCAGCTTACCCAGCTCACTTATATCGGGGCTATATTCAAAACTGGACTCATGCCAGAGACCCTTGTCAGCAAAAACATCTGCAAGAGTCACATGGCACATTCATTGAACCGATATCGATATCGACAACGCGCTCTTTGGTTCCCATTTTCGGTGAATCAAAATTGCAGCTCAACTCAGATATTCTTATACCAGCAGCTGCCTACCTATCCGAGAATTTTAGTGGGGGAGACTACTCTGACTCACAAACGCATGGCGGCGAGTGGTCAGCCAAGGTATCGGGTACTGTGTGGCGAGGTGTTGCCAGCGGAGGTCGTAACAAGGAAGAAAACTGGACTCGCTTCCATCGACACCGCTTCGTTACCATGTTGAATGGAACTTATGTGGATAAAGTCGAAACAGATTCCGATGCCGTGGCAAAAGGTCGAACATTCAATCTGCAATCATACGCGACCTATCAACTCAGTGCAACAAAACACATGAATCTAGGCCGCTGGCTCAATCAAATTGCCAATGTTGGTTTCACAGACATGCTCTGCTGGCCACGGACCGACAAGCCTAACTGCGATTACACGAATCCCTATCTCAAAATTGTCGACAAGGTCCCCATGTCAGAACAGTACAAGTACAAGCTTCTTCCAGACATTGACGGCAACTCTTTCTCGGGACGCTACCTTGCATATCTCCGTTCGACGTCAGTACCAATCAAAGCGACCATCTACTCTGAGTGGCACGACGACCGTATCATACCATGGCTGCACTTTGTACCGATGGATAACTCATACGTTGATGTTTACGGCATACTAGACTACTTCTTAGGCACTGGAGACAGCCACATGGTGGTATCCAACGGCGCCCACGATGAAGCAGCTAAGAAGATAGCGCTTCGGGGCCAGGAATGGGCGAACAAGGTACTACGCAAAGAGGATATGCATGTATACACGTTTCGCCTACTTTTGGAGTATGCAAGGCTTTGCGATGACAACAGAGAACGACTGGGCTTCGTGGAGGACTTGAGAGCATAG